The bacterium genome includes the window AGGGGGCCACATACCCGTGCCCCTGCAGCGCCACCCAAATCGAGTAGATGCCGAACGCCGTGAGCACCGTGACCGTGGCGGCCGGCTGCAGCCACCACGGAATTCCGGCCGCGTATGAACGTTCGACCGCCTGCTCGCTCATGGGAACCGTCCGGGTTGGCCGACTCGGCGATCCGAAGAATCTCTCTCCACGGTTCGGGTCATACAAGGGGGTTTCCTTCTCCGCGGCATACTATACGCCCGGGCGCGAAGGGCTCCACAGCGGAGGACGCCGGTGAACCTCAGCAATCTCTTCTGGATTCTCTTCCTGATCTCGTTCATTCAACCGATTCTCCAACGCCAGTGGCAGCAGGTCGCGCGCCTGCGGGCGCTGCAGGGCCTCGAGCGCGCGCGCGGGAGCCGCGTGATCGCGCTGATCCACCGGGAGGAGACCGTCGCGCTGCTCGGCATTCCGATCGCCCGCTACATCGACATCCAGGATTCCGAGGATCTGCTGCGCGCGATCCGTCTCACGCCATCCGACCTGCCGATCGACGTGATCCTGCACACGCCGGGCGGACTCGTGCTGGCCGCGGAGCAGATCGCGCGCGCGCTGGCCGACCACCGCGGCCGGGTTACCGTCTTCGTCCCGCACTACGCGATGTCCGGGGGGACGCTGATCGCGCTCGCCGCCGACGAGATCATCATGGACGCGCACGCGGTGCTCGGTCCGGTCGATCCGCAGATCGGCCAGTACCCCGCGGCATCCCTGGTCGGGGTCGCGGAGCGCAAGCCGATCGAACGGGTGGACGACGACACGCTGATCCTCGCGGATGTGGCGAAAAAGGCGCTGCGCCAGGTCCACGCCGCCGTCGTCGAGCTGGCGGCCCGCCGCCTCGCGCCCGAGCCGGCCGCGGCCCTCGCCGACCAGCTCGCCACCGGGCGGTGGACGCACGATTATCCGATCACCGTGACGGAAGCGCGCACGCTCGGTTTCACGGTGTCGACGGAGATGCCGCGCACCGTCTACCAGTTGATGGAGCTGTACCCGCAGGCGGGACGGCGGCGGCCGTCCGTCGAGTACGTGCCGCTGCCCTACCGGGGCCCGGCCGCCCCACTCCCGCGCGAGGGCGAGCGCAAGTAACCCGCCGGCGGGCCCGCGACCCCGCTTCGCGGGGCGGGACGGCCGGCACGAAGGAGCCCGTCATGGCGAAGATCACGGTGAAACGTCCGCTCGTCGAGATGGACGGCGACGAGATGGCGCGGATCATGTGGCACTGGATCCGCGAGCGGCTGATCGTGCCGTACCTCGACGTCGACCTCAAGTACTACGATCTCTCGATCCAGCGGCGCGACGAGACCGACGACCGGATCACGGTCGATGCGGCGCACGCCGTGCGCGAGCACGGCGTCGGCGTCAAGTGCGCCACGATCACGCCGGACGAGACGCGGGTCAGGGAGTTCTCGCTCAAGCAGATGTGGCGGAGCCCCAACGGGACCATCCGCAACATTCTCGACGGCACCATCTTCCGCGAGCCGATCATCTGCCGCAACGTCCCGCGCCTGGTCCCCCAGTGGGACAAGCCGGTCGTCGTCGCCCGCCACGGGTTCGGCGACCAGTACCGGGCGCAGGACTTCCGCTTCCCGGGGCCCGGCACGCTCACGCTCGTGTTCACGCCGGCCCCCGACCACCCCGCGGGCGGGGCCCCTGGTCACCCCGCAGGCGGGGCGGGAGGGCAGGCGGCGATTACGCGGGAGATCATCAAAGCCGACGGGCCGGGCGTCGCCCTCGGCATGTTCAATCTCGACGGCTCGATCCGCGGGTTCGCCCGCGCGTGCTTCAACTACGGGCTCGGCCGCGGGTACCCCGTGTATCTGTCGACGAAAAACACGATCCTCAAGGCCTACGACGGGCGCTTCAAGGATATCTTTCAGGAAGTCTACGACGCCGACTTCCGCGCGCGGTTCGAGACCGCCGGCCTCACGTACGAGCATCGCCTGATCGATGACATGGTCGCGGCCAGCCTCAAGTGGACCGGCGGGTATCTGTGGGCGTGCAAGAACTACGACGGCGACGTGCAGTCCGACGCGATCGCGCAGGGCTACGGGTCGCTCGGCCTCATGACGTCGGTCCTCACGTCCCCGGACGGGCGGGCGGTCGAAGCCGAAGCGGCGCACGGCACCGTCACGCGCCACTACCGCCTGCACCAGCAGGGCAAGCCGACGTCGACGAACCCGATCGCCTCGATCTACGCGTGGACCCGCGGCCTGCAGTACCGCGGGAAGATGGACGGCACGCCGGCCGTCGTCGACTTCGCCCTCGCGCTCGAACGGGTCTGCGTCGAGACGGTCGAGAGCGGCAAGATGACGAAGGACCTCGCCGTGCTCATCGGGCCGGACGAGCCGTTCCTGACGACCGAGGCGTTCATGGGGGAGATCGAACGGGCGCTGAGCCGCCGCGCCGGCTAACGCGGCCTCGACCCCGACACCGGCCCGGAGCGCCGGCGGCGGTCTCGAGGCCGGAACCGACCGGGAAATCGCTGCGTCGGAAGACCCAGTGATGCTGCTCGGCCTCCTGTACCGCGTCTACGAAAGCCGGCTCCTCAGACGGCTGCGCCGCGGGCCGCTGCCGCGGCACGTGGGCCTGATCCTGGACGGCAACCGGCGGTACGCGCAGGAGGCCGGGCTAAGCACACGTGACGCGTACCAACGGGGCGCGGACAAAGTTGACGACGTCCTCGAGTGGTGCGAGGCGCTCGGGATTCCCCAGGTCACGGTCTGGGTGCTGTCCATCGAGAACCTGGAACGCCCCGCCGACGAGGTGTTGCCGTTGCTGGGGGTCATCGAGCAGAAGATCGGCGACCTGACGCGGCATCCCGCGACGGCCCGCAGCCGGCGCCGTATCCGCGCGGTCGGCCACTTCGAGGCATTGCCCGCCTCGCTCCGCGGGGCGATCGCCGGCGCGGAGCGCGCCACCGCCGGCCACGACGGCTGTCTCTTGAACATCGCCGTCGGGTACAACGGGCGCCAGGAGATCGCGGACGCCGTCCGGTCCCTGGTCCGGACGCACTTCCGGCCGGGCATGACGGCCGAGGCCCTGGCCGGCCACTTCACTCCGGAAGAGATCGGGCGCCACATGTACGCCGGGGGCGCCGACGATCCCGACCTGATCATCCGCACGAGCGGGGAGACGCGCCTCAGCGGATTCCTGCTGTGGCAGAGCGTGTACAGCGAGTACTACTTCTGCGATGTCTACTGGCCCGCGTTCCGCCACGTCGACTTCCTGCGGGCCCTGCGCAGCTACCAGCAGCGGCAGCGGCGATTCGGCCGGTAGCCCTACCGCGCCTGATGCCACTCCACGTCCGGACGGCCGGCGGCGTGGTTCGCGGCCCGCGCCAGGACGAACAAGAGGTCTGACAGCCGGTTCACGAATTTCAACAGGTCGGGGTTCACCGGTTCGCGTGCGGCGAGGCTCACGATCTTGCGCTCGGCGCGGCGGGCGACCGTGCGGGCGTGGTGCAGGGCCGCGGCGGCGGGGGTCCCGCCCGGCAGAATGAAGACCCGCAGCGGCGGCAGCGCGTCGTCGAAGCGGTCGATCTCCCGCTCCAGCGCCTCGACCCAGGCCGCCGTGACGTGGCTCGCGTGGCCGCCCGCGGCCGCCGCGGCCGCGGGCGGCGTCGCGAGCTCAGACCCGAGGTCGAACAGGTAGTGCTGCAGGCGCTCGAGGACGGGGTCGATCGACGCGGGCGTCCCGGCCGCGCGCGCCACGCCCAGCACCGCGTTCAGCTCGTCGACGGCGCCGTACGCGCACACCCGCGGATCGTCTTTCCGGACGCGCCGGCCGCCGAACAGGCCGGTCTCTCCGGCGTCCCCCGTCTTCGTATAGATCCGTGTCACTCGTCGGCGGCGACGGCGTCCCGGGCGCCGGGGGCCGGCGGGGCGGCGGCCGCCGCGGGAGCGAGATAGGTGCGGAACCACTCCACGATGTGCCGGAGGCGCTCCAGGCGGTGGCGCGGCTGTCCGTTGCGCGAAAGGTCGTGGCTCTCGTTGGGGAACCGCACAAAGAGGGTCGGCACCCCCTGCTTCTTCAGCGCGACGAACAACTGCTCGCCCTGCTCGATCGGGCAGCGGTGGTCCTGCTC containing:
- the uppS gene encoding polyprenyl diphosphate synthase, translated to MLLGLLYRVYESRLLRRLRRGPLPRHVGLILDGNRRYAQEAGLSTRDAYQRGADKVDDVLEWCEALGIPQVTVWVLSIENLERPADEVLPLLGVIEQKIGDLTRHPATARSRRRIRAVGHFEALPASLRGAIAGAERATAGHDGCLLNIAVGYNGRQEIADAVRSLVRTHFRPGMTAEALAGHFTPEEIGRHMYAGGADDPDLIIRTSGETRLSGFLLWQSVYSEYYFCDVYWPAFRHVDFLRALRSYQQRQRRFGR
- a CDS encoding cob(I)yrinic acid a,c-diamide adenosyltransferase — protein: MTRIYTKTGDAGETGLFGGRRVRKDDPRVCAYGAVDELNAVLGVARAAGTPASIDPVLERLQHYLFDLGSELATPPAAAAAAGGHASHVTAAWVEALEREIDRFDDALPPLRVFILPGGTPAAAALHHARTVARRAERKIVSLAAREPVNPDLLKFVNRLSDLLFVLARAANHAAGRPDVEWHQAR
- a CDS encoding NADP-dependent isocitrate dehydrogenase codes for the protein MAKITVKRPLVEMDGDEMARIMWHWIRERLIVPYLDVDLKYYDLSIQRRDETDDRITVDAAHAVREHGVGVKCATITPDETRVREFSLKQMWRSPNGTIRNILDGTIFREPIICRNVPRLVPQWDKPVVVARHGFGDQYRAQDFRFPGPGTLTLVFTPAPDHPAGGAPGHPAGGAGGQAAITREIIKADGPGVALGMFNLDGSIRGFARACFNYGLGRGYPVYLSTKNTILKAYDGRFKDIFQEVYDADFRARFETAGLTYEHRLIDDMVAASLKWTGGYLWACKNYDGDVQSDAIAQGYGSLGLMTSVLTSPDGRAVEAEAAHGTVTRHYRLHQQGKPTSTNPIASIYAWTRGLQYRGKMDGTPAVVDFALALERVCVETVESGKMTKDLAVLIGPDEPFLTTEAFMGEIERALSRRAG